The DNA window GTCTAACTCTCTCTGATCAGGCTGAGTCAAAAGGTGTCTATATAGGCTCCATTTCTATCTACATCTTGTTGCTACCTGGAAATACCGCTCAGTGCGGGGCTGCCAAGCTGGGAGAAGGGAGTAGCCCCAGCACAGAAAATCCTCTCTGTAACGCAGGCCTGTGGCAGCATCTACCTTAGAGAAAGGCAATGTTAACTGCAGACATCTGAAGCTGCAGGTCACAGTGCAGTAGGGCTGCATGATAGAGAGGGGCTGACCACTCCAGAGAGAGCCCCAGCAGGCCCCAGGAAAGGTATCTCTGGTCCAGGGAGATTGAGAGCCCCCCTCCCCAATCTTATCCGCTAGAAGGCTGTGGGAGCCAACTCCTCAGGATCTTAGTCTACTGTTCTTGGCCCAAGAGATTCCTCCAATCTGCAGCACCTGCTGAGTggtggggaaaggggaggagcaGCCAAGCTCCCCGTCTTCCTCCTAGGtgcccttcccctttctgctgaTCTCCTGGTCCTTTACCAGGCAGGGAGCTCAGGGACTCAGGAGTCAGGATGGACCGGGAAGGTGGAGGTGGCTCACTACCCTACCCTGTCACATTCTTATAGGCTAGGCACTAAAGCACCCATGTCCTTCACATGCCAAAGACCTATGACTGTGCAACCCCAGCCCACTGCCTTCCTCCTTCTAGAGTAGAGTTCTTGGTCTGCACACCAAGGGTTCAACTTCAACAACAGGACTTCTTCGAGTAATGCCTGAGTCATTCTCAGGCAATCCCTACTGGTCAGGGCAAGCCCGTGAAAGCATGGCGGGGAGCCTATGAGGAAGCAGAAGGTGACACTGGCCCTGGGGACCACTGCTGGTTCTAACCTTGAGACGCATGTCTCGGGCATGACGTTCCAGCTCCTTGCGGAAGTCTTCCCGGCCCAGCCTCTCGACGTCCAGCACGGAGTGCTTCCATTCGATCTGCTCCACACTGTGGGGGTCATGGGACACACACTGGCCCAGCTTCACCTTCTTCAGCACATGCCAGCAGCGGCCGTAGGCCGCCTCGTAGTCCAGCACGAGCTCGCTGAGTGTGCGGAAGGCTGGAGGTTTATACATCAGGTCCTCCCTCCGGCTCATGCCCAGGGCTCCGTAGCGGCCCCCAAAGTTCACCCCCAGCACAATGTGGCGGAAGTAGTTCCCTGAGAAATAGGTCTTGAAGCTGATGGGGAAGCGTTCCAGGGTGGGCATGCTGTTGGTGAGGTAACTGGTGAATCAGTGAGTTAAGGAAAGTGCTAGGGAAAGGCCCTGTGTGGCCATCTTCTGAAGTCAGACAAACTGGTCACAAATACCCATCTCCCGCCCTAGCCCTGACTGGGGTCCCTGCAGAGGGCTgctttccgggggggggggggctcgtCAGTCTTCCTAGAAGCACCTGtacccttgggggggggggctggctgAGAAACCCTGTGCATCTTTGTCGGCAGTTCGGCTTCCAAGACCCTATCTGTGTTCTCTATAATCAGCACGATCTAGATGTGCCAACAGCGGGCCTCCCTGCTGCTTCTCCCAGACTTAGAAATGGCACGACAACCAGGATACAACACTGTACCCAGATTTGGAGTTTTAACAGGGTCACCTTGTCCAtgggacccaagaaatgagctatACAGCAGGCCTGGCAAGGTAGCAAGAGGAGGCACTGAGACGATGACCTCCCCAAGAATCTTCCCTTTTGCAgagtttcctcctcctcctcgggaGGCTGCTCCACGCTGGGGACCAAGATATGCTAACACCAGAGAGCCCAGGAGGCCTTGGGACACTCCCATTCCACAGCAGGCAGCCAAGGCTTAGCCACTCCAAGCAAGACTCTCCCAGGCTAGAGGAAGGATACATTCCCAGGATCACAGCTTCCAGGCATTTGATTGGCAGAGCCTCTTTGGTCATTTCCTTGGCCAGGTCCATCAGCCTATGAGAAAGGGAGGCGGAGCTGGTCTCCTGCCCACTGGGCAGAGACTTCCCTGCCCCCAGCTGTCCTCCCGGGCCTGgtgtttcctttcccctcccacgTCTAGAGTGTGAGGGGATGAGGAGGCAGGCCCTGGAGCTCAGGAAGTAAGCCCACTCTCTCTGCCATTTCCCTCCATTCACTTTTTCCTCTCTGGCCTGGCCCCTGCTCAAAGACTTCTAGGAGAAGGCGCCATGAATGGAGGCAGGACCAGAGGCGCCCGGTGCCTTCTCCCGGGGGcagtggggctgggggaggggagaagttCAACATTGATGCTGTCCCTTCCTGAGCACACTAAACACTCCTCATCTAACCACGGCTGTCCAAAGAACTTGCTATCAGGAAGACATCTGACCCTGCacttaactttctttctttcttttctttctgtctttcttttcttttctttctttctttctttctttctttcttccttccttcctttctttctccccccccccacccccagacagggtttctctgtgtagccctgactgtcctggaactcactcggcaaaccaggctggcctcttaactAAGAGATCTGCCAgactctgcctcctcagttctgggactaaagggatgagccaccaccacctggcaaaaaaCTAGGCCATTTAAAAACATTCTGTCCTCCAGGTCTGGGGACTCAGCTTGGTCACTGGCATTGCCTGGGATTCTTGTATGCTATGGCAGGATGGAATGGAACACCAGCACACAGCAGCAATTGAAGGACAAGAGCAAAGCCTGGGATCAGAGAAGATGGGTTCAACCCAAGGGTTTCTAGATGGGGCAACTAATTAAATGAATAAGCAACTCAGggcatcacccccccccccaattaagtAAATAAGCAACGTGAAACAAACTGTCTAGAACAAGAGATTCGGTCTGCATGCTGAGTCATGACGGGCTAGGGAGTGAGagaaacaattttttgttttttcttgtgggATCTGATGCTTAGACACTGGACTTTCTACTTCATGACCAGAAGAATTCAGGACAAACTGGGTAAGTACATAGGTACCATGAAGTGCAGAGTTCATGGGAGGCTTcaaggagagaaaagggaaaagaccCTTCGCTGCTTACTCCCCATCCTGCCTCTACTCCCTGTCCATAGCATCTATCCCCAACCAGgcaagctggggaggaggggctgCTCTACCAGCTCGTTTGAGCCTCCCTTTCATCAACCTTGGGTGGCTATATCATCGGGATTTCCTTTCCCAGGGTGGCACCCTTCCCCCATCCTATGGTCAGCTTTTCTTAGGAAAGTCCTGGCTAACTTCTTAAGCTGTCACTCAAAGGCAAACCAACAAGGTTCCCTAGTGGGATCAAACCCAGTGGGAGGTGCGGGAAACCCCAATGAGAGCCCCAGCAGAGAGGCCCTGTACTTACCCTGTCAGAGGTCTGCTCTTCTTAATTTCAAAGAACTGTGTCCCTGTGTGATTGTACCTGGGACAGTGGTTAAGGGCTTCCTGGCTTGGTTTGGAAGGCTGTGTTGTTACCTTGGCTGCCACCCCAGACCTTAGGGTGGCTACAGAAGGACCCCTTAGAACATCTGCCACAAAGCCGCAGGAGGGATGCTTAGGATTTGTTCTCTGGGAAGAGGGAGTAGGGTACAGCGTGGGGGTTCTCCTCGCTCTCATAgctcctctccccactctctaGCCGTCTCCCTTGTCCTCCTGTCTCAGGATAGGAGATTGAGTGGGCAGCCAGCCCAGTAGGGCTGAGAAAGCAGCCTTAGCTGGGGACAGTTCCTGGAAGTGCTGGGTTTTCCAAACAGTCCAGAAGGCTGAAGGGGCTACCACCTCCCCTGTGCCAGCTAGTTAAAcatcaacatgacacaagctagagccattgGGTAGggggaaccttaactgagaaaatgccccctccaggctggcctgtgggtaTTCCTGTGGTGAATTGtttaaattagtgattggtgtggggagggggcccagcccattgtgtgtaGTGGAaccccctgggctggtggttctgtgtGCTATAAGTCAGATGTATGAGCCACAGGAACGAGCAAGTAAGGAACACAGGACCCAGGACACATGGCTCTCAGGCAGAAGCTCCAGGGGCCCAGAGCAGAGGCAAAAGGCAGGTAGCCTGCTGCCAGGGAAGAAGAATGCCAAGAATTAGAAGAAAACTTGAAGATGCGGATGTTATACCTTGGAGCAAAAGATCCTTTTCCCTCCCCCGTCCTCCCAAACCCAGCACTGCAATAGCCCCCAAAGAGCCGCTTCTGTCCCTTGGCTGGGGCAGGATGAATGGCAGCTGACACCTCCTTTTCTCATTAAGATACTTAGGAGCTCCCCGTCTCCCCCCTCCATACACACCATGGGGAAGCATGTGCTGGAGAAGCTGGATTGGGTCCAGCACTCAGATACAACCTTGGCAGCTCCAGGGAACAGAGATGCCAGTGAATGGCCACTCTGGAGTTGGGAGTGAGCTGGCCCTACAGGCCACACTTGGTCTTTGGGGCTGTCACTAAGTGGTGGCCACAGCTCTGGACCCAAGAGGATACTGCAGCTCCCTGATGTAGCGCTGCACGGCTTCCAGGCGCTCAGGGACGGGCGTCGTCGGCTGGAAAGTAGGCACACTTGGTATGGGAATCTAGggacagaaggagaaaaaagcTCAGTCACATGGATAGGCACACCCTGGAGCTTCCAGCCCCTCAGAGCAGCACCCGGGGGAGGCTCCTACTCTGAGCCCATTTCCCTGGGAACCCTTCTTTCCTAAGCCTCCTCCAAGGCCCTCAGCTCAACCATCCTTGACACCTGACTGTACTTTTAATGTGGAGCTTATAGTGACCTTGCAATTTTATGCTGTTAAATCATTTTAGAAAACACAGGAGGATCCACTGactatattaaatttaaaatatgcattattaATGTTTTACAAGAATGTTCGTATTGGGGTTaatttgtttgggtttgggggtTCACTCTGGTCTATGGCTTGGATATGACAAAGGTGTTTGTCCTTGGGTGGGTTCTAGACAAAGTATTAGGCCACTGGAGGTACACCCTTGGAAAGGCAGAAGGCAGTTCTCAGGGTTGTCGTCAACCAGCTCCCCCTTCCTGTGGCTGGCTTCTTGCTTCCAGTGTGATCTGCTTCCCCAAGCTCTTGTCATGATGCTATCCAATGTCCTTAGACCTTATCACAGTCTGAACCAACACAGGCCCCTCCAGCCCATAAGGCTGCAAGCTAAATAAACCTCATTTCTTCAATAGTGTCCTGCCTCaggtatttcattatagcaatgAAAAAACCGACTAATATACTCTGGCTTGAGCCCTAGGCGAAAACTGGTTTTCTTAGTGTTTCATTCTATCAGGTGGTACCTTCAGCCCCCGGGGAACTATCCTAGACAGGTGGATATAACCTCAGCAAGGGATGTCACCCATCTCCATGGCaggacaggtgtgccaggacTTCCAAAGCACCAACCCAAACTGTCAAGGAGTGTGGCAGTGGGAGAGAGAACACAGTGTCGGGCAGGCAGGTCTTGTTTCAAAAACAGCCTTTCCCCACCCATCTCACATCTCACCAGCATGTTCCTATCTTTCCCCAGTAGGCTGCCATTGGAccctccaaggccacacagagctTGCCCATGGCCACCCAGCTGCAAATGTAAGGGTGGGGGTGAAGGGAAGGAGTATCAGGGGTCCTAAGTACATTCAAGGTGGGGCTGTGTGGCGGTGAATGGACATATCCTTGGTAGGCTGTCCAGTGGTCCTGAGACTGGGGCCACAGAGGATTTCAAAACACTATAGTTGCCGTGGCTAGGCTCTGTCAGGAAGGGAAGTGACACACTAGTTATCACCACACACTGGGGGTGCTTCTGATGGTGGGAGACCAGGACTGTGTCTCCAGCAGATACTGTGGAGATGCAGGAAGGAAGGGCTGGCTCAGAGACAGTCTAGCAcgtctttcttccttcttctctctcagtgtcctttgcttcctgtctgggcagTCTCTAGCAGCAGATACCACAGCCTGGAGAAGTTACTTCCCCTTTCCTGTCACTTCATCTTCAAACTGGCATCATTACTTACAGCTGCCTGCAGGAGACAAGCTCAGGATGGGCCCTGCCTTCATTTGCCTGACCCCTCTGCACCAAACGCACACAAGAAGTGTCCgaggggctggctggccagccatcCTGGTAGAGGGTAtgggggtagggagctaggacAGAAATAGCTTACTTAGTAAACCTCTTTAAGTAGTACTGTAGATTCACCCAAGTCACCTGACCTTGGGTGGTATTCAGTGTAGCAAAATCACCCCTACTTGGTAAGTCGGTTCCAAGAACTGCAGCTGTATGACTGAACACACCTGCTCATGAGCCACTCTGGACAGGGAGGGAGTCACAGAAGAACAACTTGCCAAAGCTCAGGCAGAGAGATTTGGGAATAGGCTCAAGTCAGAACGAGGTGGTACCCACAAAAGCATCATGGGCACCTGCCTCACAAAAGGCCTGTTGAGAAGGCTACTGTAAAAGAAGAGTCAAAAATGGCCTAAGATCCTAAGCATGGCTTTACAGACCATCTCACCATACAGGAACCAGACAGTCCAGGGTTGTAGGAAAATCCTACTAGTAGAGTCCCTCAGCCCAGCACAAGGAGAAGGCTTAGGGGAGGTGGGAGAACCTGTGGCTGAACTTGGAGGTGAGTCAGAAAAACTCAGCAATGACCAGAACAGAACCAGCCGTGCTATGGAGTCCAGCCCTGTGACTTCAGTGACGTTCCTGAACAATAGTGCCTCAGAATGCACCTTTTCTCGTGAAAGAGCAGTAACAAAACCTGcctggggacatcacagagctgTTGCAAGCAGACACCTCAGAACGCTGCCCAACACCTGGCTACTGCCTTGGGCTCTCTGGCCCTCTAAAGATGTCTGGATTTCCATCTGCAGGTGTTCAGTGGTCAAAGCCACAGCTAGGTCTTTAGCAGTCGGGTTTGGGTAAGTGCTTGCAGGCCTTTTAAAAGGTATGGCAGCTGGAAACAATTAGGAGAGAGTCTGACAAAGGGGCATAGCCTGCTGCTGGCTTCTGGATTCTTCTAGAAACTGTTATGTTTGGCATCGCTCTTGGAGATACCGCAAGTGCTTGTGGCTTGCTGCATGCCTACTCTGTGCATCACTGGGGACCTATCAGATGCTCACCTAATGAGGTGCTACACGCTTTCCATCATCAGTTCAACATCCCCATGAAGTGGGCGTTGCCGATGATCcacactgacagctggggatGCTGAGGGACACCTTCCTCTCACAAGTAGTTCATGAGCTAGCAAGGATGAGAAAACATGATGGCTTCCCCTGAAGAGCACTGCCTTTACCACACTGCCCTGCTGCTGTGGATCCCGTTTTCCTGCTGAGGCTTAGCCTGTAAAACCCAGGGAAGGCATGTGGGGGCATGGGAAGCTGTAGTAAAATGAGGGAGGGGGAaacacaccccagcccctcctgCCAGCTGCCACAGACTTGCTGTTCCcatatctcttcctttcctgtaaAGATGCCAAAAATTATGGATCATGATGTGAGAAATCTCCCAATGTTTGGCTCAAGTGGTCTGGTAAGACATAGTGTATCCTAAGAAACCGTTCCTGGGCCCATCGCGGACTCTGCAGCAGGCCACTAGGGAGCGGACAGGCCAGACTCAGGCCTTTCTGCAGCTCACAGTATGACACCCAATATTCTCCATGGCCTCTAGGGCTCCTCCACATCTCCCCTGCACCCTAAGGGTTCCCTGGGCCAAGTTTACAGTTGAGCT is part of the Cricetulus griseus strain 17A/GY chromosome 5, alternate assembly CriGri-PICRH-1.0, whole genome shotgun sequence genome and encodes:
- the Vash1 gene encoding tubulinyl-Tyr carboxypeptidase 1, whose protein sequence is MPGGKKVVPSGSSGASPNSAAAATAAAAAAAAHSGIKHLETSEGASAQRDEEPEEEGEEDLRDGGVPFFINRGGLPVDEATWERMWKHVAKIHPDGEKLALRIRGATDLPKIPIPSVPTFQPTTPVPERLEAVQRYIRELQYNHTGTQFFEIKKSRPLTGLMDLAKEMTKEALPIKCLEAVILGIYLTNSMPTLERFPISFKTYFSGNYFRHIVLGVNFGGRYGALGMSRREDLMYKPPAFRTLSELVLDYEAAYGRCWHVLKKVKLGQCVSHDPHSVEQIEWKHSVLDVERLGREDFRKELERHARDMRLKIGKGTGPPSPTKDRKKDVSSPQRAQSSPHRRNSRSERRPSGEKKSAEPKAMPDLNGYQIRV